The DNA segment CGACCGACGGGGAGACCGCGATGACCACTGGAACGCCCGACCGCCCGCTGCACGATGCCGCCCCGGCGCTACCGCCCGAAGTCGACGAACAGACCTGGCGCGCAGCGCTCGAGGATCTGCGCCGCCGCGAGAAGGCGGCGACCCGTGAACTCGACGCGATCGCTGCACAGCGCCGGCGCCTGCCCATGGTGCGGATGCCGGACTACACCCTCATCGGGGCGCAGGGACCGGTCCGGTTGGCGGACGTGTTCGAGGGCCGCAGGCAGCTCATCGTCTACAACCACATGTGGACCGATGGCCAGGAATGGCAGTGCGGCGGATGCACCGGCTTCACGTCGCAGTTCACCCGGCTCGAATTCCTCGACAACTACGACGCCCGGTTCGTCATCGTGACGAACGGTCCCATCGAGGAAGCGCTGGCGTACCGCGAGAAGGTCGGCAACAAGATGGACTGGTACTCGTCGTCAGAGAGTTCATTCGGCGCCGACGTCGACGCCCCGCCCGGCGGCGGCTTCGGCGTCAACGTCTTCATGCGCGACGGTGACACCGTGTTCCGCACGTGGCACACCAACGGCCGCGGTACCGAACAACTCAGCCACAGCTTCGCGCTGATCGACCTCCTGCCGTGGGGCCGCCAGGAGGAATGGCAGGACTCCCCGGACGGGTGGCCGAAGCGGCCCACCTATTCGGGCTGGCTGGATTCACCGGACATCGCGCGCATGTACGGGGAGCGCTGAGCGCTTGGCCTCGTAACCCGCGGTCAGCCAGTAGACCGTGCGGTCCAGGGTCGGGAGGATCTCGGTGATAACGATCTCGCCGGTGGAGAACCGGCCGAGCAGCCCGTAGACGACGCTGGCGACGACGGCGTTGAGGTCGGCGATGAAGTCGTCGTCGACGCCTGCGAGCAGCTCCAGACCGGCGGGAACCACGACGTCGAGGCCCCGCTGCAGCAGTTTCTGCCCGCTCGCCGGCGATGACCGGGCGCGGAAGTACGCCGTCAACATGCCCGGATGCTGTTCCCACGGTTCGAAGATCGTGCGGAACAGGTCCATCAGTGCTTCGTAGAGCGACGTGCCCGCATCCCGGGCGTGTGGGGTGACCCCGGAGTAGCGGTGGTCCTCCATCCACGCCTCCAGCGCGGCGAGGATCAGCTCGTCGCGAGTGGCATAGCGCTTGTAGATCGTGCTCAGCGAGACACGGGCGCGCCGCGCGACCTCCCGCAATTGAACCGCGTCGTAGCCGTCGGCGCCGAGGATCTCCACCACGACATCGAGCAACCGATCTTCACTTCGGTTCCCGGTTCCGTCCATCCGCTCAACTCCCTTGCCACGCGTGAGTAACTAGGTTACCGTGCGGAACCAGTAACGCAGTTACTAACTCTCCCACCGCAACGAAGCGAGGATCGATGGGCACTCTGGACGGCAAGGTCGCGTTCATCACGGGCGTCGCCCGCGGGCAGGGCCGCAGCCACGCGATCCGCCTGGCGGCCGACGGCGCAGACATCATCGGCGTCGACATCTGCACGGACATCGCGTCCAACGGGTATCCGATGGCCCGCCGCGACGAGCTCGACGAGACCGTCGCTCTGGTCGAGGCTCAGGGCGGAAAAATGCTCGGTTCGATCGCCGACGTCCGGGACTTCCACGCGCTGAAGGCAGCGCTGGACGCAGGGGTCGAACACTTCGGCCGTCTCGACATCGTCTGCGCCAACGCCGGTATCGCGCCGATGGCCTTTCGCGAATTGACCATCGAGGAAGACCTCGAGATGTGGACCGATGTGGTCGACGTCAACCTGGTCGGCTCGTTCCACACCGCCAAGGCGGCCATCCCCCATCTGATCGCCGGTCAGCGGGGAGGGGCGATCGTCTTCACCAGCTCGACCGCCGGCTTACGCGGTTTCGGCGGTCTGCAGGGTGGCGGCCTCGGATATTCGGCCTCCAAACACGGCATCGTGGGACTGATGCGCACCCTGGCGAACGCGCTTGCACCACAGAGCATCCGGGTGAACACCGTGCACCCGACGGCCGTCAACACGATGATGGCGGTCAACCCCGCGATGACCGCCTTCCTCGAGAACTATCCCGACGGCGGACCGCACCTGCAGAATCCGATGCCGGTGCAGCTGCTGGAGCCGGAGGAGATCAGTAGCGCGATCGCCTACCTGGTCTCCGACGCGGCCCGATTCGTCACCGGGGTGACCTTCCCCGTCGACGCCGGCTTCTGCAACAAGCTGTGAGCGACCGCAGCGGACGCGCCGCGGGTAAACGCGTACTGATCACGGGAGCCGCCCGCGGAATGGGTCGCAGCCATGCGGTGCGGTTGGCCGAAGAAGGCGCCGACCTCATCGTCATCGACATCTGCCGGTCGATCCCGGAACTCGAATACCCCCTTGCCACAACGGCAGAACTCGACGAGACCGTACGGCTGGCCGAAGAGCAGGGCGCCCGGGTGGTCAGCCACGTCGTCGACGTCCGCGATGCGGCGGCGTTGTCGGCGGCGGTCGACGACGGAGTGGCACAGCTGGGCGGGCTGGACGCCTCGGTCGCCAACGCCGGGGTACTCACCGTCGGGACGTGGGACACCACCACGTCCGAGCAGTGGCGCGCCGTCGTCGACGTCAATCTGATCGGCACATGGAACACGTGCGCAGCCGCGCTGCCCCACCTGATGAAGCGGGGCGGCAGCCTGATCAACATCAGCTCGGCGGCCGGTGTGAAGGGCACCCCGCTGCACACCCCGTACACGGCGTCCAAGCACGGGGTCGTGGGGTTGAGCCGCGCTCTGGCCAATGAACTTGCCGCAGCCGACATCCGGGTCAACACCGTGCACCCCACTGGCGTGGAGACCGGGATGCGCCCGGAGTCGCTGCACGCGCTGCTCGGCGAGGCCCGGCCCGACCTGGTGCCGATCTTCCTCAACGCGATGCCCATCGTGATGGCCGAAGCGATCGACATCAGCAATGCGGTGCTGTTCCTGGTCTCCGACGAATCCCGGTACGTCACGGGTCTCGAGTTCAAGGTGGATGCCGGTGTCTCGCTGCGGTGAACCGGACGTCGACTCCTACGAGCGGGTTCGACGTGCGTATGCGGAGGTGATGACCACGCCCGCTCCGGAGCCGCATTCGCCCGCCATGGCGCGGCTCGCCGACTTCGTCTTCGCCGAGGTGTGGCAGCGTCCCGGGCTGAGCCGCAGAGAACGGCGCTTCGTCACACTGGCCTGCGTCGCGGCCGCCGATGCGGAGGCACCGCTGCGCGACCACGTCTATGCCGCGCTCAACAGCGGGGACGTGACGATCACCGAGATGCGCGAGGCGGTATTGCATTTCGCCGTATACGCCGGGTGGCCGAAGGCCGCGCGGTTCAACATGATCGTCGACGAGCTGTGGGACCGCATCCACCGTGACCGTGGCCAGCAGGTCCCGCCGCCGGAACGGATGCCATCCCTCGACACTCCCGTCGACCCGGAGGAACGGCTGACCGTCGGCGAACAGGCCTTCAAGGACATCAACTGCCTGCCGTTCGCACCGACCCGCGACAACCCGTACTCGGGTGCGGGCATCCTGAACTTCGTCTTCGGAGAGATGTGGCTACGGCCCGGCCTCGGCAGGAAGGAACGCAGGCTGATCACCGTCACCTGCGTGGCGTTCCAGGACGCTCCCTATCCGATCCTGAGCCACGTGTATGCCGCGCTCAAGAGCCGTGACCTGTCGTTTGACGAGATGGACGAACTGGCACTGCATTTCGCGGCGCACTACGGCTGGCCCAAGGCCGCCCACCTTGATCAGATGATCAGCGAGCAGAAGCAGCGGGTCACCGAGGAGTGGGCCGCCGAAGACCGCTGAGCGCTCGTCGTCACGAGGCTGTGAACTCGATGTGCAGCTTCGTCAGCCCGCGGAGCAGGAAGGTGGGCTCGTAGCTGTAGGTCCGGCGCTCCCTCGGACCGTGCACCGTCTCGTCGATCGTGATGTCGCGCAGACGATTCAGCAGACGGTGCACGGTGACCTTGCCTTCGACCCTCGCGAGCGGTGCGCCCGCGCAGGTGTGGATCCCGCGCCCGAAGGCCAGGTGCTCGCGCACGTTCTTGCGGTCCGGCCGGAACTCGTGGGGATCGTCGAACTTGCGGGGATCGCGGTTGGCGGCCCCCAGGCACAGCATCACGACGGTGCCGGCCGGCAGCGGCACATCCCCCAGCGTCGTGGTCTTGCGGACCAACCGGAAGTCGACCTTCGTCGGCGCGTGCATGCGTAGCGATTCCTCGATGAACGCCGGGATCCGGCCGGGGTCCTCGCGGAGGATGTCCTGGTACTCCGGTCGGTCCCCGAGGGTCTGGACGGCTGCGCTGAGCAGTTTGGTCACCGTCTCCTGCCCCGCGGCGAACAGGAACGTCGCGGGTTTGACGACCTCCATCAGGTCCGGGATAGAGCCGTCGGGATAGGTCGCGGTCGCCATTCCGGAGAGCACGTCCTCACGGGGTTGGCGGCGTCGCTCGGCCAGGTATCCGGCGAACTTGTCGTCCAGATACTGCAGCGGGTCGAGGCCCACCGGTTCGCCGTCGAGCGCCCCGACGCGGCTGCCGTCCGAGCGCTCTGCCCCGAGCGCGGCGAGGAACTCGGGGCGGTCGCGTTCGGGGACCCCGAGCAGATCGATGATGGCCGACGTCGCAAAAGGTTTCGCGTACTCCGACAGGAACTCACACCTGCCGTTGCCGATGAACTGGTCGATCTGGCGGTCGACCAGCTGCCACATGAAGTCCTCGTTCTCCTTGAGGCGACGCGGCGTGAGGAGTCTGCTGAGCAGCGACCGGGCCCGCTCGTGGGCGGGCGGGTCCATGACGACCATGTGTTCGTGGATCGGGAACAGGTGGCGGTGCGCCTCGATCTGTGCGGTGATGTCGTCACCGCGGGGCTCGAACGGAAGCGGCGGGAACGGCCCTCCGATCGCGTTGACCGCGGAGAAGTGGTCGTGATCCCGGAAGGCCGCCATGACCTCCTGGTAACCCGTCACCGCCACCACACCGTGGTGTGGCTCCCTGGTGACGGGGCCCTGCTCGCGCAGCCGGTCCCAGTACTCGTACGGGTTCTGGCTGACGTCGGGGTCGGAGAAGTAGTCGACTGAGGCGAGATCGGTCACGACGATCAGTTCCTTTGACACGGCCGTATCCTGATCGATCGATCAGGTTGATAGAATGCGCCATGCCTATCACGGTGCCCGACGGGCGGTCAAGGATTCTCCGAGCGACGGTTCGCTGAATGACAGCGCCCCGGAAAGCCCGGATGGACACCGGAGCCCGACATCGCCTCATCGAGGCGACCGCCAAGATCATGCGCGACGAGGGCTACGCCGCGGCGACGTCGCGCCGCGTGGCGGCCGAGGCAGGCGTCAAACAGGCACTCGTCTACTACTACTTCCCCACCATGGACGACCTGTTCGTCGAGGTGCTGCGGGCGGGTGCGGAGGTCTCGCTGGAACGCATGCGCGAAGCCCTTACCGACGAGGACCCGCTACAGACGCTGTGGCGGATGAACAGCGATCAACGACTCACCGGCCTGAACGCCGAGTTCATGGCACTCGCCAACCACCGCAAGGCCATCCGCACCGAACTCAAGTCCTACGCCGAACGGGTCCGCGACATCGAGACCGCGGCGGTCACGGTGGCCCTGCGCGCCCGGGGCGTCGACCTGGAGAAGTACCCGCCCACCGCGGTGTCGATGCTCATCGCGCAGACCGCCCGCAGCCTGTGCAACGAGAGCGCGGTCGGCGTCACGCTCGGACACGACGAGCTCCGCCGGTTCATGGAACACCAGCTGAGCCTGCTCGACTCCGCACCCCAGGAGGGTTGACAACCCACGGCTGCGATGCCACGCTCCTGATCGACCGATCAGTTTTGATCGGAAGGCGAAATCAGAGAGGTGGCGACATGGGTGGTCGGGTCGACGGCAAGGTCGCGTTCATCACGGGTGCCGCGCGCGGACAGGGCCGCAGTCACGCCGTGCGGCTGGCTGAGGAGGGCGCCGACATCATCGCCGTCGACGTGTGCGGGCCGATCAGCAGCAACACCGACATCCCGCCGGCCACGCCCGACGACCTCGCTCAGACAGCCGATCTGGTCAAGGGGCTCAACCGCCGCATCGTGACCGCGGAAGTCGACGTGCGGGACTTCGACGCGCTCGACGCCGTGGTCCGCAGCGGGGTCGAGCAGCTGGGCCGACTCGACATCGTCGTCGCGAACGCCGGCATCGGCAACGGCGGTCAGACGCTCGACAAGACCAGCGAGGACGACTGGACCGACATGATCGACGTCAACCTGTCCGGGGTCTGGAAAACGGTCAAAGCCGCTGTCCCGCACCTGCTCTCGGGCGGTCACGGCGGGTCGATCATCCTCACCAGCTCGGTGGGCGGGCTCAAACCGTACCCGCACACCGGTCACTACATCGCCGCCAAACACGGAGTCATCGGGCTGATGCGGACTTTCGCGGTGGAGCTCGGGCAGCACTCCATCAGGGTCAACGCGGTGTGCCCCACCAACGTCAACACGCCGCTGTTCATGAACGAGGGCACGAAGAAGCTCTTCCGGCCGGATCTGGAGAACCCCGGCGTCGACGACCTCGCGGTGGCGGCGAAGTTCATGCACGTGCTCCCCGTCGGCTGGGTCGAACCGATCGACATCAGCAACGCCGTCCTGTTCCTGGCCTCCGACGAGTCCCGCTACATCACGGGACTTCCCGTTACGGTGGACGCGGGCAGCATGCTCAAGTAGCGCAGGGAGGCTCTGGGTGAAACTCGTCTTCAACCTGCCGCACATGCTGCGGCTCAAGGCGATGATGCAACCCTGGGAGGAGTCGGTCACCGGCGCCGACCAGACCCGGATGGCCAAGTGCGCCGACGCGTGGGGCTACGACATGATCGCGGTCCCCGAGCATTTCGTGATCCCCAGTGAGCACGTCGAACTGTCCGGGCCGCACTACCTGCAGTCCACCGTCGCCCAGGCCTACCTCGCCGGTGCGACCGAACGCATTCGCCTGAACTCCTGCATCACCGTGCTACCGCTCCAGCATCCCATCGTGCTTGCGAAGGCACTCGCGACCGCGGACTGGATGAGCAGCGGAAGGATGATGGTGACGTTCGGGGTCGGTTGGCTCGAAAGGGAATTCGAGCTGCTCGGCGTCCCGTTCCACAAGCGTGGCCGCATCGCCGATGAGTACCTCGCGGCGATCGTCGAACTGTGGACCAGCGACTCCCCCAGCTTCGAGGGTGAGTTCGTGTCGTTCCACGACGTCGCGTTCGAGCCGAAACCGGTGCAGAAACCGCACCTGCCGATCTGGATCGGCGGCGACGCAGATGCCGCGCTGCGGCGGGCGGCGAAGTACGCGTCCGGTTGGTGGTCGTTCCTCACCCCGCCCGACAGGATCGCCGAACGGGTCGCGTTCATCACATCCCAGCCCGGCTACGACGGCAGGCCGTTCGACGTCGTCCACGGCCTGGGGACCGCCCGGGTCGGTGAGGGCCATGTCGCACGCGACGACCCGAACGGCCGACCGGGTATGGCTGCGGCGGAAATCGTCGACCGGCTGTGCTGGCTCAGTGAGCAGGGCGTCACGGTCAGTGCCGTGCCGCTGCCGCCGGTCAGCGGTGTGGACGAGTACCTCGACTACGCCCAGTGGGTAGTGGAGGAGATCAGACCGCAGGTGCCGTGATCAGTCGGCCTGCGCTCGGGTGACCATCACCGGGATCGGGCTGTGGTGCAGCAGGTTCATGCTCGTCGACCCGAGCACCAGACCGGCCAGCGCATTTCGGCCTCGGCTGCCGACCACCACGAGTTGCGCGTCGGCGGCGTGGCTCAACAGCGCCCGGCCCGGTGACATCGTCTCCACCGCGCATTCCACCTTCACCTCGGGGTAGCGCTGACGCCATTCGTCCACGAGTCCGGTCAACGCGGACCACTCGGCCGTCTCCAGTGCGTCCCAGTCGATCAGGAAGGGGATGGTGACGTCACCCGCCGGTGCCCGGGTGGTCCAGGACCGCACGGCGACGAGTCCGACGTTCAGCGCTTTCGCGAAGTCGAACGCCGTGGCCAGGACGCCGGCGCCGGCGCCGGTGCCGTCGACGCCCACGACGATCGGCTTGTCCGACACCGCGACCTTGTCACCGCGAAACGCCACGACGGGGCACACCGCGTGGGTGGCCACCCGCAGCGTCGTCGAGCCGAGCAGGACCGCGGCC comes from the Mycolicibacterium litorale genome and includes:
- a CDS encoding DUF899 domain-containing protein, with product MTTGTPDRPLHDAAPALPPEVDEQTWRAALEDLRRREKAATRELDAIAAQRRRLPMVRMPDYTLIGAQGPVRLADVFEGRRQLIVYNHMWTDGQEWQCGGCTGFTSQFTRLEFLDNYDARFVIVTNGPIEEALAYREKVGNKMDWYSSSESSFGADVDAPPGGGFGVNVFMRDGDTVFRTWHTNGRGTEQLSHSFALIDLLPWGRQEEWQDSPDGWPKRPTYSGWLDSPDIARMYGER
- a CDS encoding TetR/AcrR family transcriptional regulator: MDGTGNRSEDRLLDVVVEILGADGYDAVQLREVARRARVSLSTIYKRYATRDELILAALEAWMEDHRYSGVTPHARDAGTSLYEALMDLFRTIFEPWEQHPGMLTAYFRARSSPASGQKLLQRGLDVVVPAGLELLAGVDDDFIADLNAVVASVVYGLLGRFSTGEIVITEILPTLDRTVYWLTAGYEAKRSALPVHARDVR
- a CDS encoding mycofactocin-coupled SDR family oxidoreductase, translating into MGTLDGKVAFITGVARGQGRSHAIRLAADGADIIGVDICTDIASNGYPMARRDELDETVALVEAQGGKMLGSIADVRDFHALKAALDAGVEHFGRLDIVCANAGIAPMAFRELTIEEDLEMWTDVVDVNLVGSFHTAKAAIPHLIAGQRGGAIVFTSSTAGLRGFGGLQGGGLGYSASKHGIVGLMRTLANALAPQSIRVNTVHPTAVNTMMAVNPAMTAFLENYPDGGPHLQNPMPVQLLEPEEISSAIAYLVSDAARFVTGVTFPVDAGFCNKL
- a CDS encoding mycofactocin-coupled SDR family oxidoreductase yields the protein MGRSHAVRLAEEGADLIVIDICRSIPELEYPLATTAELDETVRLAEEQGARVVSHVVDVRDAAALSAAVDDGVAQLGGLDASVANAGVLTVGTWDTTTSEQWRAVVDVNLIGTWNTCAAALPHLMKRGGSLINISSAAGVKGTPLHTPYTASKHGVVGLSRALANELAAADIRVNTVHPTGVETGMRPESLHALLGEARPDLVPIFLNAMPIVMAEAIDISNAVLFLVSDESRYVTGLEFKVDAGVSLR
- a CDS encoding carboxymuconolactone decarboxylase family protein, giving the protein MTTPAPEPHSPAMARLADFVFAEVWQRPGLSRRERRFVTLACVAAADAEAPLRDHVYAALNSGDVTITEMREAVLHFAVYAGWPKAARFNMIVDELWDRIHRDRGQQVPPPERMPSLDTPVDPEERLTVGEQAFKDINCLPFAPTRDNPYSGAGILNFVFGEMWLRPGLGRKERRLITVTCVAFQDAPYPILSHVYAALKSRDLSFDEMDELALHFAAHYGWPKAAHLDQMISEQKQRVTEEWAAEDR
- a CDS encoding cytochrome P450, whose product is MTDLASVDYFSDPDVSQNPYEYWDRLREQGPVTREPHHGVVAVTGYQEVMAAFRDHDHFSAVNAIGGPFPPLPFEPRGDDITAQIEAHRHLFPIHEHMVVMDPPAHERARSLLSRLLTPRRLKENEDFMWQLVDRQIDQFIGNGRCEFLSEYAKPFATSAIIDLLGVPERDRPEFLAALGAERSDGSRVGALDGEPVGLDPLQYLDDKFAGYLAERRRQPREDVLSGMATATYPDGSIPDLMEVVKPATFLFAAGQETVTKLLSAAVQTLGDRPEYQDILREDPGRIPAFIEESLRMHAPTKVDFRLVRKTTTLGDVPLPAGTVVMLCLGAANRDPRKFDDPHEFRPDRKNVREHLAFGRGIHTCAGAPLARVEGKVTVHRLLNRLRDITIDETVHGPRERRTYSYEPTFLLRGLTKLHIEFTAS
- a CDS encoding TetR/AcrR family transcriptional regulator, whose translation is MTAPRKARMDTGARHRLIEATAKIMRDEGYAAATSRRVAAEAGVKQALVYYYFPTMDDLFVEVLRAGAEVSLERMREALTDEDPLQTLWRMNSDQRLTGLNAEFMALANHRKAIRTELKSYAERVRDIETAAVTVALRARGVDLEKYPPTAVSMLIAQTARSLCNESAVGVTLGHDELRRFMEHQLSLLDSAPQEG
- a CDS encoding mycofactocin-coupled SDR family oxidoreductase, with amino-acid sequence MGGRVDGKVAFITGAARGQGRSHAVRLAEEGADIIAVDVCGPISSNTDIPPATPDDLAQTADLVKGLNRRIVTAEVDVRDFDALDAVVRSGVEQLGRLDIVVANAGIGNGGQTLDKTSEDDWTDMIDVNLSGVWKTVKAAVPHLLSGGHGGSIILTSSVGGLKPYPHTGHYIAAKHGVIGLMRTFAVELGQHSIRVNAVCPTNVNTPLFMNEGTKKLFRPDLENPGVDDLAVAAKFMHVLPVGWVEPIDISNAVLFLASDESRYITGLPVTVDAGSMLK
- a CDS encoding TIGR03619 family F420-dependent LLM class oxidoreductase, whose protein sequence is MKLVFNLPHMLRLKAMMQPWEESVTGADQTRMAKCADAWGYDMIAVPEHFVIPSEHVELSGPHYLQSTVAQAYLAGATERIRLNSCITVLPLQHPIVLAKALATADWMSSGRMMVTFGVGWLEREFELLGVPFHKRGRIADEYLAAIVELWTSDSPSFEGEFVSFHDVAFEPKPVQKPHLPIWIGGDADAALRRAAKYASGWWSFLTPPDRIAERVAFITSQPGYDGRPFDVVHGLGTARVGEGHVARDDPNGRPGMAAAEIVDRLCWLSEQGVTVSAVPLPPVSGVDEYLDYAQWVVEEIRPQVP
- a CDS encoding universal stress protein, with amino-acid sequence MPENTVVVGIDGSDSALQAARWAGAVAAACGSSLHIVHAMPSIGRNLTETAAAIQAAIMTYQRDSALIFLRAASDAVRKDRPELAVTTEASETPVDEALIDASGAARLIVLGGKDVTGAAAVLLGSTTLRVATHAVCPVVAFRGDKVAVSDKPIVVGVDGTGAGAGVLATAFDFAKALNVGLVAVRSWTTRAPAGDVTIPFLIDWDALETAEWSALTGLVDEWRQRYPEVKVECAVETMSPGRALLSHAADAQLVVVGSRGRNALAGLVLGSTSMNLLHHSPIPVMVTRAQAD